In the bacterium genome, TCGCTCCGCTTGAGGTGGACGCCCAGCGGCGCGTACGCTTTCTCGATCAGCGTGTCGATGAGGAAATCGTACCCCTGCTCGGGGCCGTACCCCTTGAACGTCATCCCGTCGCCGAGCTCGGAAACGGCGTCGTGGAACGCCGACAGGACCGCGGGCGGCAGCGGACGCGTGACGTCGCCGATCCCGAGGCGGATGACCTTCGCGGACGGGTTCGCCGCGGCGAAGGCCCGGACCCGGCGCCCGATCTCCGGGAAAAGGTACCCGGCTTTCAGCTTGAGATAATGCTCGTTGACCCGTGCCATGCGCGCGGACCCTCCTGTGCGGAATCGACGGCGTCCGAAGAAGATACCACAAGGCCCGGACGCGGGGACCGCTCCGGACGCCCCCCGGAAATCCTACCGGATGATGTTCCCCACCCGCAGCAGCGCCGCGATCGTCTTCCCGTCGCGGATCTCCCCCGACGCCGCGAGGCGAAGCGCTTCCGCGATCGGCATCCGCTCCGTCGCGATCTCCTCGTAATGTTCCGGGTCGGGACTCCCCTGCGACAGCCCGGTGCCGAGGAACAGGTGGATCACCTCGTCGAAGACGCCGGGGGAAGGGTAGAAACAGCCGAGCGGGACGAGCTCGCGGGCGGAGAGCCCCGTCTCCTCGGCCATCTCCCTCCCGCCGCACGCCGCCGGATCCTCGCCCGGTCGAAGCCTCCCCGCCGGGATCTCGAGCAGGGTGGCGCCCACCGCGGGCCGAAGCTGCCGGATCAGCGTGACGGTGCCGTCGTCGTGGTGCGGAAGGACGCCGACGCCGC is a window encoding:
- a CDS encoding NUDIX hydrolase; this translates as METRNRSKLFKGLVVDIEQFDVRIGGKGWHTYQIVRHPGGVGVLPHHDDGTVTLIRQLRPAVGATLLEIPAGRLRPGEDPAACGGREMAEETGLSARELVPLGCFYPSPGVFDEVIHLFLGTGLSQGSPDPEHYEEIATERMPIAEALRLAASGEIRDGKTIAALLRVGNIIR